Proteins from a single region of Antechinus flavipes isolate AdamAnt ecotype Samford, QLD, Australia chromosome 2, AdamAnt_v2, whole genome shotgun sequence:
- the FRAT1 gene encoding proto-oncogene FRAT1, with the protein MPCRREEEDEDDEAAAAAGEEDDEGEGEEEESFLVLQQSVTVGGSGDVDRLVAQIGEALQLDPAHGSRPAHRGSLTRKQPQPPPPPQPLQPPVLQLLLPPGPAPASLQPSGPLQCPGNGAGAALSWASDVGAVAPLPSRVPSSPCVPGGAPGRSSTSAPHICKRGFPQPLAGPCRRTWLRGAAASRRLQQQHHHQHPQYRYRGQPGLRAGEDDPHQLLQQLVLSGNLIKEAVRRLHSRRPRLYLGARAPLPQEPPPPPPLPLAVQEDEAEGTLSPCSPRRPTCSNPEGLRSQLLHRLADGILVPGS; encoded by the coding sequence ATGCCGTGCcggagggaggaggaggacgaggacgacgaggcggcggcggcggctggaGAGGAGGACGacgagggggagggggaggaagaggagagctTCCTCGTGCTGCAGCAGTCGGTGACTGTTGGGGGCTCGGGGGACGTGGACAGGCTGGTGGCCCAGATCGGAGAGGCACTGCAGTTGGACCCGGCGCACGGGAGCCGGCCCGCCCACCGGGGATCCCTGACGCGCAAGCAgccgcagccgccgccgccgccgcagcctCTCCAGCCCCCAGTCCTGCAGTTGCTGCTGCCTCCGGGACCGGCTCCGGCGTCCCTGCAGCCGTCGGGACCGCTGCAGTGCCCTGGGAACGGGGCCGGCGCTGCCCTGTCCTGGGCGAGCGACGTGGGCGCCGTCGCGCCCCTTCCGTCGCGCGTGCCGTCGAGTCCCTGCGTCCCAGGGGGGGCACCGGGCCGGAGCAGCACCTCTGCCCCGCACATCTGCAAGCGGGGCTTCCCGCAGCCGCTGGCGGGCCCGTGCCGGCGCACTTGGCTTCGAGGCGCCGCGGCCTCCCGCCGCCTGCAGCAGCAGCACCACCACCAGCACCCCCAATACCGGTATCGAGGGCAGCCGGGACTCCGGGCCGGAGAGGATGACCCCCACCAGCTTCTGCAGCAGCTTGTCCTCTCGGGGAACCTCATCAAAGAAGCCGTGAGGCGGCTCCATTCCCGTCGACCCAGGCTGTATCTTGGGGCTAGGGCCCCTTTGCCCCAGgagcctcctccccctcctcctttgcCCCTGGCTGTACAGGAGGATGAGGCAGAAGGGACTCTATCTCCCTGCAGTCCTCGACGACCAACCTGCTCCAACCCGGAGGGCCTCCGAAGCCAGCTACTGCACAGACTCGCAGATGGCATCTTGGTCCCAGGCAGCTAG